In Hirundo rustica isolate bHirRus1 chromosome 2, bHirRus1.pri.v3, whole genome shotgun sequence, one genomic interval encodes:
- the LOC120766033 gene encoding short transient receptor potential channel 2-like, translating into MGSIDNQLSTCLVGVPLAADEYSYTDKNPNPLLFPAADFSELTVGQKWDRVRLTCSQPFSPCSRFGLSFIRLRTPQEPEPDLPRPPPDAEDAELSDRPWCSSPAFHRTFFPEPCLRSREEEQLRSRLWKLEGAAWSPAHLSRSAQMVLSAARNQELRPRAGTSTLGSHPELPAQDAGGAAVPGSALDVPAAPPSTCRQLDRHCAPSPVSRAPAATSRTPRVKRRARACGPRERHVRRKNKGQASSDRETGVCPICSGCFLLDLLPAHTSQCGEDPTTAWPFLSPDAWVSCPICQLPFGVAEVEQHASNCGETAGALSSPQCLQ; encoded by the exons ATGGGCAGCATAGACAACCAGCTGTCTACGTGCCTGGTAGGAGTTCCCTTAGCAGCAGATGAATACTCGTACACagataaaaaccccaaccca ctgctcttccctgcagcagaTTTCTCGGAGCTGACGGTGGGGCAGAAGTGGGACCGCGTGCGGctcacctgcagccagccctTCTCCCCGTGCAGCCGCTTTGGGCTCTCCTTCATCCGCCTGCGCACACCACAGGAGCCGGAGCCTGACCTCCCCCGGCCACCCCCGGATGCA GAGGATGCTGAGCTCTCAGACAGaccctggtgctccagccctgcctttcACCGGACTTTCTTTCCTGAACCATGCTT GAGGtccagggaggaggagcagctgaggagccGCCTGTGGaagctggaaggggctgcctgGAGCCCGGCCCACCTCAGCCGCTCTGCCCAGATGGTGCTGTCGGCAGCGCGGAACCAGGAGCTGAGGCCCAgagctggcaccagcaccctgGGGAGTCACCCGGAGCTGCCGGCCCAGGATGCGGGAGGCGCCGCAGTGCCGG GCTCTGCACTggatgtccctgcagcccccccgagcacctgcaggcagctggacaGGCACTGTGCTCCCAGTCCTGTTAGCAG GGCTCCAGCTGCCACCTCAAGGACACCCAGGGTGAAAAGAAGAGCCCGAGCCTGTGGCCCCCGAGAGAGACACGTCAGGAGGAAGAACAAGGGACAGGCCAGCAGTGACAGGGAGACAGGTGTCTGCCCCATCTGCTCAG GCTGTTTCCTGCTGGAtctgctccctgcacacacCTCCCAGTGTGGAGAAGACCCCACCACAGCCTGGCCTTTCCTGTCCCCTGATGCCTGGGTGTCCTGCCCCATTTGCCAGCTGCCCTTTGGCGTGGCAGAGGTGGAGCAGCATGCCAGCAACTGTGGGGAGACAGCAGGGGCCCTGTCCTCCCCCCAGTGCCTGCAGtag
- the LOC120766038 gene encoding uncharacterized protein LOC120766038 isoform X1, whose protein sequence is MRDPEETLRCASMQPPPSSSLRGSRGSASRRRPTRAPVQEANQLLPTAPDHPGPRRAEWLPGESRERAASPSHAGSEAPVDGVQHPQHPQGAGEAPAAPGGRPEERSHGLQQRRRRPPFIPHRHRQVPQGQGRSPVAQGQSILRFPRSPRCWLCPGPNLPPLSSPCLSRAQEHGEGTGGATHMAALHIPLTAPEVPWAWQGPRALPAPLVTLNPSGTQGKGMHRG, encoded by the exons ATGAGGGACCCAGAGGAGACGCTGCGATGTGCCAGCATgcagccccctcccagctcaTCACTACGCGGCAGCAGAGGAAGCGCCTCTCGTAGGAGACCCACAAGGGCCCCTG TCCAAGAAGCCAACCAGCTGCTTCCCACGGCCCCAGACCACCCAGGACCGCGGCGAGCAGAGTGGCTCCCAGGTGAGTCAAGAGAGCGAGCAGCCAGCCCGAGCCATGCAG GCTCAGAGGCGCCAGTCGATGGCGTTCAGCATCCTCAACACccccagggagctggggaggcgCCTGCTGCGCCGGGCGGTCGCCCAGAGGAGCGCTCCCACGGCCTccagcagcggcggcggcgcccgcCGTTCATCCCGCATCGCCACCGCCAAGTCCCCCAAGGGCAAG GCCGGTCGCCAGTCGCGCAAGGACAATCGATCCTGAGGTTTCCCCGGTCCCCGCGTtgctggctctgccctggcccCAACCTGCCccccctcagctctccctgtcTCTCCAGGGCCCAGGAGCACGGAGAGGGAACAGGTGGGGCCACCCACATGGCTGCCTTGCACATCCCACTGACAGCTCCAGAGGTGCCCTGGGCATGGCAAGGCCCCCGTGCCCTTCCTGCACCACTTGTCACCCTAAACCCTTCTGGGACCCAAGGCAAGGGGATGCACAGGGGCTGA
- the LOC120766038 gene encoding nuclear mitotic apparatus protein 1-like isoform X2, with product MDRKINQLSEENGELSFKLREIASNMVQLQRALNELSEEHNSAMAQSQEKQQQLEKELHAALQDKKCSEEKIEILQGKISMLEDQLAKLEECSAQEKGEVMGDILKLEELKQEVSSLTAKGVRLEEEKQQLDSLVSSLQNSLSESHRAQERLK from the exons ATGGACCGAAAAATCAACCAGCTCTCTGAGGAGAATGGGGAACTTTCCTTCAAG CTGCGGGAGATTGCCAGCAATATGGTCCAGCTGCAGCGAGCCCTGAATGAGCTCTCGGAGGAGCACAACAGCGCCATGGCACAGTcgcaggaaaagcagcaacagctggagaaggagctgcatGCTGCCCTGCAGGACAAG AAATGCTCAGAAGAGAAAATCGAGATTCTACAGGGAAAGATTTCTATGCTGGAGGATCAGCTGGCCAAGCTGGAGGAGTGCAGCGcccaggagaagggagaagtcATGGGGGACATTTTGAAG ctggaggagctgaagcAGGAGGTGTCCAGCCTCACAGCCAAAGGAGTgcggctggaggaggagaagcagcagctggacagcCTTGTCAGCAGCCTCCAGAACTCCCTCTCTGAGAGCCACCGGGCCCAAGAGAGGCTGAAGTGA